The following proteins are encoded in a genomic region of Brachyspira pilosicoli:
- a CDS encoding XdhC/CoxI family protein, whose translation MTLKNTLNEAIKLLELNREIMLINIIKSSGSSPRTSDAMMIAYFDENNNKKTLSTIGGGVLEFKVLNDAFTLLQKKENEKKNYSLTNEESGGVGMLCGGNVEIDFKYINKNNKEIIERLIEEENKKNSNVYIFGAGHVSLDLVDILNKLSFNCIVIDDREEFANKERFYNAYKIIVDDYENVFNKINITEKDYIIIVTRGHSYDYIVEKNSLKTKAYYIGMIGSSKKIATLHNKLKEEEKYTDEMIKRVHAPIGMQIGAESTEEIAVSIAAELILKRAIFENRRKIKK comes from the coding sequence ATGACATTAAAAAACACTTTAAATGAAGCTATTAAATTATTAGAACTAAATAGAGAAATAATGCTAATAAACATAATAAAATCTAGCGGTTCATCTCCAAGAACTTCTGATGCTATGATGATTGCATATTTTGATGAAAACAATAATAAAAAAACTCTCTCCACTATAGGAGGAGGAGTATTAGAGTTTAAAGTTTTAAATGATGCTTTTACTCTGCTGCAAAAAAAAGAAAATGAGAAAAAAAATTATTCTCTCACCAACGAAGAATCAGGCGGAGTTGGTATGCTTTGCGGAGGTAATGTAGAAATTGATTTTAAATATATAAATAAAAACAACAAAGAAATTATAGAAAGATTAATAGAAGAAGAAAATAAAAAAAACAGCAATGTATATATATTTGGAGCTGGGCACGTTTCATTAGATTTAGTTGATATACTTAATAAGTTATCATTTAATTGTATTGTAATTGATGATAGAGAAGAGTTTGCAAACAAAGAGAGATTTTATAATGCATACAAAATAATAGTAGATGATTATGAGAATGTATTTAATAAAATAAATATCACAGAAAAAGATTATATAATTATAGTAACTAGAGGACATAGTTATGATTATATAGTAGAAAAAAATTCTCTAAAAACAAAAGCCTACTATATTGGAATGATAGGAAGCAGCAAAAAAATAGCTACACTTCATAATAAATTAAAAGAAGAAGAAAAATATACAGATGAAATGATAAAAAGAGTTCATGCTCCAATAGGCATGCAAATAGGAGCAGAATCTACAGAAGAGATAGCTGTAAGTATAGCAGCAGAGTTAATATTAAAAAGAGCAATATTTGAAAATAGAAGGAAAATAAAAAAATAA
- the yqeC gene encoding selenium cofactor biosynthesis protein YqeC — protein sequence MPEIILVCGAGGKTTYIENLSKAYKDKKVIITTTTKIYKPNEYTNNINSHSFDNKNIIVLGKEYDEKKLMYAGDEELNNAIKYADIILIEADGAKHYPIKTPNENEPVIPDILLGKISKIVIIMGLHALNRKFSEVCFRYNLCKEIDKDKIVDIETIKFIANKYYINKLKNKCSNIQLYLNDFTQDKNINYKKTAFIILASGSSKRFNGNKLLHKFNSLNNKTLFENTINKISDVIKLLKKDEKLKNLETSIIVISIYDEIINKEFENKYYSVIYNTNHNAGISSSIKLGLKEAIKNNCDNFSFFVCDMPFLGSDDIFNMIKYFYFSQKNIGAMFTENRVSNPAIFSSKYIDDILKLENDEGASKIIKKNIDDTFLYTIDEMKLIDIDKREDLK from the coding sequence ATGCCTGAAATAATATTAGTATGCGGTGCTGGCGGAAAGACTACATATATAGAAAACTTATCAAAAGCTTACAAAGACAAAAAAGTAATTATAACAACCACAACAAAAATCTATAAACCAAATGAATATACAAATAATATTAATTCTCACTCATTTGACAATAAAAATATAATAGTGCTTGGGAAAGAGTATGATGAAAAAAAGCTAATGTATGCTGGAGATGAAGAATTAAATAATGCTATTAAATATGCTGACATAATATTAATAGAAGCGGATGGAGCAAAGCATTACCCTATAAAAACACCTAATGAAAACGAGCCTGTTATACCTGATATATTATTAGGCAAAATTTCTAAAATAGTTATAATAATGGGACTTCATGCTTTAAATAGAAAATTTAGTGAAGTTTGTTTTAGATATAATTTATGCAAGGAAATAGACAAAGATAAAATTGTAGATATTGAAACTATTAAATTTATTGCAAACAAATATTATATTAATAAGCTTAAAAATAAATGCAGTAATATTCAATTATACTTAAATGATTTCACACAAGATAAAAATATTAATTATAAAAAAACTGCATTTATAATTCTCGCTTCCGGAAGCAGCAAACGTTTTAACGGCAACAAATTACTTCATAAATTTAACTCTCTTAATAATAAAACATTGTTTGAAAACACAATTAATAAAATATCTGATGTAATAAAATTATTAAAAAAAGATGAGAAGTTAAAAAACTTAGAAACATCTATAATTGTTATAAGCATATATGATGAAATAATAAATAAAGAGTTTGAAAATAAATATTATTCTGTTATATATAATACCAATCATAATGCTGGAATAAGCTCATCAATAAAACTTGGGCTAAAAGAAGCAATAAAAAATAATTGTGATAATTTTTCTTTTTTTGTATGCGATATGCCTTTTTTAGGAAGTGATGATATATTTAATATGATAAAGTATTTTTATTTTAGTCAAAAAAATATAGGGGCTATGTTTACAGAAAATAGAGTTTCTAATCCTGCCATTTTTTCTTCTAAATATATTGATGATATTCTAAAATTAGAAAATGATGAAGGGGCATCAAAAATTATAAAGAAAAATATTGATGACACTTTTTTATATACAATAGATGAAATGAAGTTAATAGATATAGATAAAAGAGAAGATTTAAAATAA
- a CDS encoding uracil-xanthine permease family protein, whose translation MSMNEKTQDALFQYEAVPKMTQAFPLAIQHVVAMIVGCVTPALIVSSAAGLKSGSPEQILLVQSSLVFAAISTIIMLFPIPITKNYHIGARLPMIIGVSFAYVSTMQSIAKGPEGTGLGIQGIAIILGAQVVGGIVAFIFGLAVEKIRKLFPPLIAGTVVFTVGLSLYPTAVRYMAGGSTLYSINGEVVPFGSWQYWTVAFITLIAVIFFNQFTKGFLKLASILMGLIVGYIAAFFFGMINFTSVINAGIFQAPKLLPFGIVFDPSACIAIALLFAVNSVQAIGDFSATTSGGMGRMPTDKELKCGITAYGITNILSSVFGCLPTATYSQNVGIVATTKVVNRIVFLIAAIIILVAGLFPKFSALLTTIPSCVLGGATIMVFASIAMTGIKLVFTENMGPRNTLIVGLAVALGMGTVQVGGALDTFPAWAKTVFGSSPVVIATCTAIILNVILPKEEKK comes from the coding sequence ATGAGTATGAATGAAAAAACTCAAGATGCTTTGTTTCAATATGAAGCTGTTCCAAAAATGACTCAAGCTTTCCCGCTGGCTATTCAGCACGTAGTTGCTATGATTGTCGGATGTGTAACTCCTGCACTTATAGTATCATCTGCAGCTGGTCTTAAAAGCGGTAGTCCTGAGCAAATATTATTAGTTCAATCTTCATTGGTATTTGCTGCAATTTCTACTATTATTATGTTGTTTCCTATACCTATTACTAAAAACTATCATATAGGTGCAAGACTTCCTATGATTATAGGAGTTAGTTTTGCTTATGTATCTACTATGCAGTCTATTGCAAAAGGTCCTGAAGGTACAGGGCTTGGTATACAAGGTATTGCTATTATTTTGGGTGCTCAAGTGGTAGGAGGTATAGTTGCTTTTATATTTGGTTTGGCTGTAGAAAAAATTAGAAAATTATTTCCGCCTTTGATTGCTGGTACTGTTGTTTTTACAGTTGGTCTTTCATTATATCCTACTGCTGTTAGATATATGGCTGGAGGAAGTACTTTATATAGCATAAATGGTGAAGTTGTTCCTTTTGGTTCTTGGCAGTATTGGACTGTTGCTTTCATTACTCTTATTGCCGTTATTTTCTTTAATCAATTTACTAAAGGTTTCTTAAAATTAGCTTCTATACTTATGGGTTTAATAGTAGGCTATATAGCGGCATTTTTCTTTGGTATGATTAATTTTACAAGTGTTATTAATGCTGGCATTTTCCAAGCTCCCAAATTACTGCCTTTTGGTATAGTGTTTGATCCTTCTGCTTGTATTGCTATAGCACTTTTATTTGCTGTAAACTCTGTTCAAGCTATTGGAGACTTTTCTGCTACTACTTCAGGCGGTATGGGAAGAATGCCTACTGATAAAGAATTAAAATGCGGTATCACTGCTTATGGTATTACTAATATATTATCATCTGTATTTGGTTGTTTGCCTACTGCTACTTATAGCCAAAACGTTGGTATAGTTGCTACTACTAAAGTTGTTAATAGAATAGTATTTTTAATTGCTGCTATTATAATATTAGTTGCTGGTTTATTCCCTAAATTCTCAGCTTTACTTACTACTATACCTTCTTGTGTGTTAGGCGGTGCTACTATAATGGTATTTGCTTCTATTGCTATGACTGGTATTAAATTAGTATTTACTGAAAATATGGGTCCTAGAAATACTTTAATAGTAGGTCTTGCTGTTGCTTTAGGTATGGGTACTGTTCAAGTTGGAGGAGCTTTGGATACTTTCCCTGCTTGGGCTAAAACTGTATTTGGAAGCAGCCCTGTTGTTATAGCTACTTGTACTGCTATTATATTAAATGTTATTCTTCCTAAAGAAGAAAAAAAATAA
- a CDS encoding FAD binding domain-containing protein produces MVETLIAKNINDALELKSKHNAIIFAGGTDLMVEYLRGSNLIAKFERPVLFINSIDELKGIKEDGNNIIIGALTTFDEIIKSPLIPQVLKKSASGIAGPPIRNIATIGGNICNASPSADSLPSLYAMDAVLRLKGKDSQREIKIKDFITGVSKTIIKDDEILTHIIIPKKNYEYSFYRKIGTRKANALSKLAICALVCKENDKYRFKISFCTLGVTVTRDESIEEKFAVSNINEWKNNIKSIQEAYSAIMKPRDSARSTALYRKKCALNLIKYFVEDICKK; encoded by the coding sequence ATGGTAGAAACTTTGATAGCTAAAAATATAAACGATGCTTTGGAATTAAAATCAAAACACAATGCAATTATTTTTGCTGGCGGTACCGATTTGATGGTTGAATATTTAAGAGGAAGTAATTTAATAGCTAAATTTGAAAGACCTGTGCTTTTTATAAATTCCATAGACGAGTTAAAAGGAATAAAAGAAGATGGAAATAATATTATAATAGGCGCATTAACTACATTTGATGAGATAATAAAATCTCCTCTAATCCCTCAAGTATTAAAGAAAAGCGCTTCTGGTATAGCAGGGCCTCCTATTAGAAATATCGCTACAATAGGCGGAAATATTTGTAATGCTTCTCCTTCTGCTGATAGCTTGCCTTCTTTATATGCTATGGATGCTGTTTTAAGATTAAAAGGAAAAGATTCACAAAGAGAAATAAAAATAAAAGATTTTATTACTGGTGTAAGTAAAACTATAATAAAAGATGATGAAATATTAACTCATATTATAATACCTAAGAAAAATTATGAATATTCTTTTTATAGGAAAATAGGTACAAGAAAAGCTAATGCTTTATCTAAACTTGCTATATGTGCTTTAGTTTGTAAAGAAAATGATAAGTATAGGTTTAAAATAAGTTTCTGTACATTAGGTGTTACAGTTACAAGAGATGAAAGTATAGAAGAAAAATTTGCTGTTTCAAATATTAATGAGTGGAAAAATAATATTAAATCTATACAAGAAGCATATTCTGCTATTATGAAGCCTAGGGATAGTGCGAGGTCAACAGCTTTGTATAGAAAAAAATGTGCTTTAAATTTAATAAAATATTTTGTGGAAGATATCTGTAAAAAATAG
- a CDS encoding (2Fe-2S)-binding protein produces MAINFTVNGKKITTELNPLTRLIDFIRDELKLTGTKEGCGEGECGACAVFLDGKVVNSCLVPIALCEGKEVMTIEGYTETERGKVVVQSFLDEGAVQCGFCIPGMVMSSEVILRDTNGKPTEEEVRKGLSGNLCRCTGYDHIVNAVLRASDIASKEGKKLW; encoded by the coding sequence ATGGCTATAAATTTTACTGTTAATGGGAAAAAAATTACTACAGAATTGAATCCTTTAACTAGATTAATAGATTTTATTAGAGATGAATTAAAACTTACAGGAACTAAAGAAGGCTGCGGAGAGGGCGAATGCGGTGCTTGTGCAGTATTTTTAGATGGAAAAGTTGTTAATTCATGTTTAGTCCCTATAGCTTTATGCGAAGGAAAAGAAGTTATGACTATAGAAGGATATACAGAAACTGAAAGAGGAAAGGTTGTAGTTCAATCTTTTTTAGATGAAGGTGCTGTTCAATGCGGTTTTTGTATACCAGGTATGGTAATGTCATCTGAGGTTATACTAAGAGATACTAATGGAAAACCTACAGAAGAAGAAGTTAGAAAGGGATTATCTGGAAATCTATGCAGATGTACTGGATATGATCATATAGTTAATGCTGTATTAAGAGCTTCTGATATAGCTTCAAAGGAGGGTAAAAAATTATGGTAG
- a CDS encoding xanthine dehydrogenase family protein molybdopterin-binding subunit gives METFIKELKNSVPRVDAFDKLTGKTKYLNDIDFGKDILYATIVYSTKARAKILKINIPELPEGYFTVDYKDVPGKNMTTMVVADWPPFAEDSVRYIGETILLVVGPDKNIVYDIAEKITIEYEDLPVVLNIEDSKKLLGGPIVNNDNIFVSFKAGYGDVDEAFKKAKTIIEETYYTPYQEHLYMEVNGAVGVWENGKVSIYSSTQCPYYVRKATAPVLGVEDDKLRIVAPPIGGGFGGKEHYPDVLSAVVAVATHKAKKTVKLILDRQFDMAYSVKRQPAQITTKVALDENNNIIALDVVSDMDAGAYEASSRVIMQRCTYTAANVYNFPNVRVLGRLYVTNNVPSCAFRGFGAPQAIFAIERTMDNIANKIGVDPIELKRKYFVKRDDPTITGGIFHDNIILPKMLDWALKESDYERKAKEYKNTMYKGIGISCFLHGCAFTGSGERDIIKAKLKLRKKGKKVTILTSNTEIGQGLHTTFRKIASYNLNIPLEDVEIAEYDTNIVPNTGPTVASRSAMIVGYLIQEASKKLKERWNEADEIEIIEDYKHPTHLIDWDTTTLRGDAYPSYGLGINVVEVEVDKVTLEVKIVGVWAVFDCGYPIDEKIVEGQIKGGVAQALGWGALEKLVNKDGKFLQVKMSDYMIPTSLDLPEIKTCIMGEPYQYGPLGAKGIGEITFDGAASAYASAMESALKHHFTSIPILPENIAEVL, from the coding sequence ATGGAAACTTTTATTAAAGAATTAAAAAACTCAGTTCCAAGAGTAGATGCTTTTGATAAATTAACAGGAAAAACAAAGTATTTAAATGATATAGACTTTGGAAAAGATATTCTATATGCAACAATAGTTTATTCTACCAAAGCCAGAGCTAAAATATTAAAGATTAATATTCCCGAATTACCTGAAGGTTATTTTACTGTTGATTACAAAGATGTACCTGGTAAAAATATGACTACTATGGTAGTAGCTGATTGGCCTCCATTTGCAGAAGATTCTGTAAGATATATTGGAGAGACGATACTTCTTGTAGTAGGACCTGATAAAAATATAGTTTATGATATTGCTGAAAAAATAACTATAGAATACGAAGATTTACCAGTAGTTTTAAATATTGAAGATTCTAAAAAATTATTAGGCGGACCTATAGTTAATAATGACAACATATTCGTATCATTCAAAGCTGGATATGGTGATGTAGATGAAGCATTCAAAAAAGCAAAAACTATAATAGAAGAAACTTATTATACACCATATCAAGAACATTTGTATATGGAAGTTAATGGCGCTGTAGGTGTATGGGAAAATGGCAAGGTATCAATTTATTCATCTACACAGTGTCCATATTATGTACGTAAAGCAACTGCACCTGTACTTGGAGTTGAAGATGACAAATTAAGGATAGTAGCCCCACCTATAGGCGGAGGATTTGGAGGAAAAGAGCATTATCCTGATGTATTATCTGCGGTAGTGGCAGTTGCAACACATAAAGCAAAAAAAACTGTAAAACTTATATTAGATAGACAATTTGATATGGCTTACAGTGTAAAAAGACAGCCTGCCCAAATAACTACTAAAGTTGCACTTGATGAAAATAATAATATCATTGCTCTTGATGTAGTATCAGATATGGATGCTGGTGCTTATGAAGCTAGTTCAAGAGTTATAATGCAAAGATGTACATACACTGCTGCCAATGTGTATAATTTCCCTAATGTGAGAGTATTAGGAAGATTATATGTTACTAATAATGTACCTAGCTGTGCTTTCAGAGGATTTGGTGCTCCTCAAGCAATATTTGCTATAGAAAGAACTATGGACAATATTGCAAATAAAATAGGTGTTGATCCTATTGAACTAAAAAGAAAATATTTCGTAAAACGAGATGACCCTACAATAACAGGCGGTATATTCCATGATAATATAATACTTCCTAAAATGCTTGATTGGGCTTTAAAAGAATCTGACTACGAAAGAAAAGCAAAAGAATATAAGAACACCATGTATAAAGGAATAGGTATATCTTGTTTCTTGCATGGATGCGCTTTTACTGGAAGCGGTGAAAGAGATATAATAAAGGCTAAATTAAAATTAAGAAAAAAAGGTAAAAAAGTAACTATATTAACTTCAAACACAGAAATAGGTCAGGGACTTCATACAACATTTAGAAAAATAGCTTCATACAATTTAAATATTCCATTAGAAGATGTTGAAATAGCTGAATACGATACGAACATTGTTCCTAATACAGGTCCTACTGTAGCTTCACGCTCTGCTATGATAGTAGGATATTTAATACAAGAAGCTTCTAAGAAGTTAAAAGAAAGATGGAATGAAGCTGATGAAATAGAAATAATAGAAGATTATAAGCATCCAACACATTTAATAGATTGGGATACTACTACTTTAAGAGGAGATGCTTATCCAAGTTATGGACTTGGAATCAATGTTGTTGAAGTAGAAGTAGACAAAGTTACATTAGAAGTAAAAATTGTAGGTGTATGGGCTGTATTTGACTGCGGATATCCTATAGATGAAAAGATAGTAGAAGGTCAAATAAAAGGCGGAGTTGCTCAGGCACTTGGTTGGGGAGCTTTAGAAAAATTGGTAAATAAAGATGGAAAATTCCTTCAAGTAAAAATGTCTGATTATATGATTCCTACTTCTTTAGATTTGCCTGAAATAAAAACTTGTATAATGGGTGAGCCATATCAGTATGGTCCATTAGGTGCTAAGGGAATAGGGGAGATAACTTTTGATGGGGCTGCTAGTGCTTATGCTTCTGCTATGGAAAGTGCTTTAAAACACCATTTCACAAGCATACCTATTTTACCTGAGAATATTGCGGAGGTATTATAA